The Candidatus Hinthialibacter antarcticus genome contains a region encoding:
- a CDS encoding (Fe-S)-binding protein translates to MAISTPPQPDAHNHSAPQKSGFFEGPSTPDYDKILNCVRCGMCLPHCPTYSEMKVERASPRGRAALIRAVADGKLEINQGFSDQVFLCLDCRACETACPSGVRIGYLIETARSQVEQHKPQSIFFRIFRNFIFNWLFMRHWRMELAALPIRLYQQLGVRSLVHASGILNLLPKRIRFMEALTPNGLKKPFRKTLPDEVPAMGDEKARVGYFLGCMMSIMFNKTTNSTVNVLTRSGCRVVTPKNIRCCGAPLLSEGFKHTAVEMMKDNIDTFLKLNVDYIVTDCAACGAAIKEYEEIFEHDPEYRDKAKEFSEKCREITEFLGDWQHYVPPVSAHENLKVIYDEPCHLCHAQQVWSQPKKLIDETPGVERVNLPESEWCCGSAGIYNITHHDMAMKVLNRKIDKIAGTGANLLLTANPGCLLQLDFGVKEKGLPMEVKHVIELIDDEGSREAWRDSEEIRCKTCGRKPRPGCEG, encoded by the coding sequence ATGGCGATTTCCACGCCGCCGCAACCAGACGCGCACAACCACTCAGCGCCGCAGAAATCCGGCTTTTTTGAAGGGCCGTCCACGCCCGATTACGATAAAATTCTGAATTGCGTTCGATGCGGGATGTGCCTGCCGCATTGCCCTACCTATTCAGAGATGAAAGTCGAACGCGCTTCGCCGCGTGGACGCGCCGCCTTAATCCGCGCTGTCGCTGACGGCAAGTTAGAAATTAACCAGGGATTTTCCGACCAGGTATTTTTATGCCTCGACTGCCGCGCCTGCGAAACCGCCTGCCCGTCCGGCGTTCGCATCGGCTACCTGATCGAAACCGCGCGATCACAGGTCGAGCAACACAAACCGCAAAGCATTTTTTTCCGCATCTTCCGTAATTTCATTTTCAACTGGTTGTTCATGCGCCATTGGCGAATGGAACTGGCAGCGCTGCCGATTCGCCTCTATCAACAACTCGGCGTCCGAAGTCTGGTCCACGCCAGCGGTATTCTTAACCTATTGCCGAAGCGCATCCGCTTCATGGAAGCGCTCACGCCCAACGGATTGAAAAAACCGTTCCGTAAGACGCTGCCTGACGAGGTGCCCGCGATGGGCGATGAGAAAGCGCGAGTCGGATATTTTCTCGGCTGCATGATGAGCATCATGTTCAACAAAACCACCAACTCGACGGTAAACGTGCTGACCCGAAGCGGCTGCCGCGTCGTCACGCCCAAGAATATCCGTTGCTGCGGCGCACCCCTTTTGTCAGAAGGCTTTAAACACACAGCGGTCGAGATGATGAAAGACAACATTGATACCTTTTTGAAACTCAACGTTGACTACATCGTGACCGACTGCGCGGCTTGCGGCGCCGCGATTAAGGAATACGAAGAAATTTTTGAGCACGATCCTGAATACCGCGACAAGGCAAAAGAGTTCAGCGAAAAATGCCGTGAGATTACCGAATTTCTTGGTGATTGGCAGCATTACGTCCCGCCAGTGTCGGCGCATGAAAACCTCAAGGTCATTTATGACGAACCCTGCCACTTGTGCCACGCGCAACAGGTGTGGAGCCAACCAAAAAAACTGATCGACGAAACCCCCGGCGTCGAGCGGGTCAACTTGCCCGAGTCGGAATGGTGTTGCGGCAGCGCGGGCATTTACAACATCACTCATCACGACATGGCGATGAAAGTGCTCAACCGCAAGATCGACAAGATCGCAGGCACGGGCGCGAACCTGCTGTTGACCGCGAACCCCGGCTGTTTATTGCAGCTCGATTTTGGCGTGAAAGAAAAAGGCCTGCCGATGGAAGTCAAGCACGTCATCGAACTGATCGACGACGAGGGCAGCCGCGAAGCCTGGCGCGACTCCGAAGAAATCCGCTGCAAAACCTGCGGACGCAAACCAAGACCAGGGTGTGAGGGGTAA
- the ruvB gene encoding Holliday junction branch migration DNA helicase RuvB: MNDPTDRIIAREAAPDDENTAASIRPQTLEYFIGQHEVKKQLTICIEAARQRNEALDHLLLAGPPGLGKTTLAHIIANEMGVSVRTTSGPVLERKADLAGLLTELQEGDILFIDEIHRLNRVIEECLYPAMEDFFIDVLIGEGPHAKSIKLDLPRFTLVGATTRSGMLTGPLRDRFGIHCRLNFYEDEDIEKILHRSAKILNIDYEESGLNELSSRSRRTPRVANRLLRRVRDYAQVRSDGTITQSVAREALDMLEIDAIGLDQMDRRILRTIVEKFSGGPVGLRTIAIALGEDEGTLEEVYEPFLIQEGLLNRTPSGRVLTPAGYEHLGLSGSAPPPMQQDLL, from the coding sequence ATGAACGACCCGACAGACCGCATAATCGCCCGTGAAGCGGCGCCCGATGATGAAAACACTGCGGCCTCAATCCGTCCGCAAACGCTTGAATATTTCATCGGGCAGCACGAGGTCAAGAAACAGCTGACCATCTGCATCGAAGCCGCGCGCCAACGCAACGAAGCGCTCGACCACCTGCTGCTGGCGGGGCCGCCGGGGCTGGGCAAAACCACGCTCGCTCATATCATCGCCAACGAGATGGGCGTCAGCGTACGCACCACCTCCGGCCCGGTGCTCGAACGTAAGGCCGACCTCGCTGGGCTGCTGACTGAATTACAGGAAGGCGACATACTATTTATTGATGAAATTCATCGCCTGAATCGCGTCATTGAAGAATGCCTCTACCCGGCGATGGAAGACTTTTTTATCGACGTGCTGATTGGCGAAGGTCCTCACGCCAAATCGATCAAACTCGACCTGCCGCGCTTTACTCTGGTGGGCGCGACCACGCGCTCCGGCATGTTGACCGGGCCACTGCGCGACCGCTTCGGCATCCATTGCCGGCTGAATTTTTATGAAGACGAAGACATAGAGAAAATCCTTCACCGCTCGGCGAAAATCCTCAATATTGATTACGAAGAATCCGGCCTCAACGAGCTCTCTAGCCGTTCGCGCCGTACGCCGCGCGTCGCCAACCGCCTGCTGCGCCGGGTGCGCGATTACGCCCAGGTGCGTTCCGACGGGACCATCACTCAGTCGGTCGCCCGGGAAGCGCTCGACATGCTCGAAATCGACGCAATCGGCCTCGACCAGATGGATCGCCGCATCCTGCGTACCATCGTCGAAAAGTTTAGCGGCGGGCCGGTGGGGCTGCGCACCATCGCTATCGCACTGGGCGAAGACGAAGGAACACTCGAAGAGGTCTACGAGCCATTTCTCATTCAAGAAGGCCTGCTTAACCGCACTCCAAGCGGGCGCGTACTGACTCCCGCCGGGTATGAACACCTCGGTCTATCAGGATCAGCCCCGCCCCCAATGCAACAGGACTTGCTTTAA
- a CDS encoding DUF4062 domain-containing protein: MDKRYQVFVSSTFADLQEERQHVIRTLMKMDCIPAGMELFPAADEEQWEFIKKIIDDCDYYLLIIGGRYGSTTKEGVSYTEKE, translated from the coding sequence ATGGATAAACGATATCAGGTTTTTGTCAGTTCGACTTTTGCCGACCTGCAAGAAGAACGGCAACATGTAATTCGTACACTCATGAAAATGGATTGCATTCCTGCGGGTATGGAACTTTTTCCAGCGGCCGATGAAGAACAATGGGAATTCATTAAAAAAATCATTGATGATTGTGATTATTATTTGTTAATAATTGGCGGCAGATATGGTTCAACGACTAAAGAAGGAGTTAGTTATACTGAAAAGGAATAA
- a CDS encoding sucrose synthase, whose translation MIHSIQEYFQSKRSIVYMFFRNLIALDRPFLLRSDLCDEFDSLIESTPDEPLKHTPLGNLISRVQEAVVKAPRIDFAFRSRIGKWEYIRIHVEEMHCEMINASAFLQSKERVSNPDQKEDDWVLEIDLSPFNREFPKLQEPRSIGRGVEFLNRNLSSKLFNDPLKHGDLLLKFLQVHQCMGQQLMLNDRLHSIGQLQDAVNHAQDLLSQHPNDAEWDAVGHSLQELGFEMGWGRTVQRMMETFALLSDLLEAPDHERLSAFLGRIPMIFNVVILSPHGYFGQSNVLGKPDTGGQVIYILDQVKALEREMRNRLEEQGINFEPRILVVTRLIPDAGETSCDQPLEPIVGTQNASIVRIPFRNAQEDVIPHWISRFEIWPYLERFAKDTEREVLAILGVRPDLIIGNYSDGNLVASLLSEQLKVTQCNIAHALEKTKYLYSDLYWQTNEGQYHFSSQFTADLIAMNTADFIITSTYQEIAGNAESVGQYESYSTFTLPGLYRVINGINVYDPKFNIVSPGADSDVFFPYSDESRRLKELHPEIERMVYGEEFPGHRGELTERDKPIIFSMARMDRIKNLTGLAQWFGESESLRERANLVIVGGNIDPNQSSDHEEREQIEYMHSLIDQYQLDSNIRWLGARLDKNMSGEIYRYIADNGGVFVQPALFEAFGLTVIEAMSSGLPTFATLYGGPQEIIVDGESGFHIDPNHGAESANKIESFFERSKNDPSVWAKISKGAIKRVEERYNWPLYAERLMTLSRVYGFWKHATNLEREETQRYLQMFYGLMLKKRNESIQ comes from the coding sequence ATGATACACAGTATACAAGAGTATTTTCAATCCAAACGCAGCATCGTCTACATGTTTTTTCGCAACCTGATTGCGTTAGACCGTCCGTTTTTATTGCGCTCAGATCTTTGCGATGAATTCGATTCGTTAATTGAATCGACACCAGACGAGCCGCTCAAACACACGCCGTTAGGCAACTTAATCAGCCGCGTACAAGAAGCGGTGGTGAAAGCGCCGAGGATCGATTTTGCCTTTCGTTCTCGAATTGGCAAGTGGGAATACATTCGAATCCACGTCGAAGAAATGCACTGTGAAATGATAAACGCATCGGCGTTTTTACAATCAAAAGAGCGCGTCTCGAATCCCGATCAAAAAGAAGACGACTGGGTGCTTGAGATCGACCTGTCGCCGTTTAACCGTGAATTTCCTAAGCTTCAAGAGCCGCGCTCGATTGGTAGAGGCGTAGAATTTCTTAACCGGAATTTGTCAAGCAAGTTGTTTAATGATCCGCTGAAGCATGGCGATCTTTTGCTTAAATTTCTACAAGTACACCAATGTATGGGGCAACAGTTGATGTTGAATGACCGCCTTCATTCGATCGGACAACTTCAAGACGCCGTTAACCATGCGCAAGATTTGCTCTCTCAGCACCCGAACGACGCAGAGTGGGACGCGGTCGGACATTCGTTGCAGGAACTCGGATTTGAAATGGGATGGGGGCGGACGGTTCAACGCATGATGGAGACGTTTGCGTTGCTGTCAGACCTGCTGGAGGCGCCCGATCACGAACGCTTGAGCGCGTTTTTGGGCCGCATCCCCATGATCTTCAATGTCGTGATTTTATCGCCTCATGGATATTTCGGACAATCCAATGTGTTGGGTAAACCTGATACTGGCGGGCAGGTCATTTATATTTTAGACCAGGTCAAAGCGCTCGAACGTGAGATGCGCAACCGGTTAGAGGAACAGGGGATCAATTTTGAACCCCGGATTCTTGTCGTGACCCGTTTGATTCCAGACGCGGGAGAGACTTCATGCGACCAACCCTTGGAACCGATTGTTGGTACACAAAACGCTTCGATTGTTCGTATCCCTTTTCGAAATGCGCAGGAAGACGTCATCCCGCATTGGATCTCCCGGTTTGAGATTTGGCCTTATCTAGAGCGTTTTGCAAAAGACACAGAACGGGAAGTGTTAGCCATTTTAGGTGTGCGTCCTGATTTGATTATCGGAAACTATTCAGACGGGAACTTGGTTGCGAGTTTGTTGTCAGAACAATTGAAAGTAACTCAGTGCAATATTGCTCACGCGCTTGAGAAAACCAAGTATTTATATTCCGACCTGTATTGGCAAACCAATGAAGGCCAGTATCATTTTTCCAGTCAATTCACGGCTGATTTAATCGCCATGAATACGGCTGATTTCATCATCACCAGTACCTATCAAGAAATCGCCGGTAACGCGGAAAGCGTTGGGCAGTATGAAAGTTATTCGACATTTACGCTGCCGGGTTTGTATCGGGTTATCAATGGAATCAACGTGTACGACCCAAAGTTTAATATCGTTTCTCCTGGCGCTGATTCTGATGTCTTTTTTCCTTACAGCGACGAAAGCCGCCGACTGAAAGAGCTGCACCCCGAAATTGAACGTATGGTATATGGTGAAGAATTTCCAGGCCATCGGGGAGAATTAACCGAGAGGGATAAGCCGATCATCTTTAGCATGGCGCGCATGGACCGCATCAAAAATTTAACGGGGCTAGCGCAATGGTTTGGAGAAAGCGAGTCGCTGCGCGAACGCGCGAACCTTGTGATCGTCGGCGGCAACATTGATCCTAATCAGTCATCAGACCATGAAGAGCGCGAGCAAATTGAATACATGCACTCTCTCATCGACCAATATCAACTCGACTCCAACATCCGATGGCTCGGCGCGCGCTTAGACAAAAACATGTCGGGCGAAATTTATCGTTATATCGCCGACAATGGAGGCGTGTTTGTTCAGCCTGCGCTATTTGAGGCGTTTGGGTTGACCGTTATCGAAGCCATGAGTTCCGGCCTGCCGACTTTTGCGACGCTGTACGGCGGCCCGCAAGAGATTATCGTTGACGGCGAATCGGGGTTCCATATCGATCCCAATCACGGGGCTGAGTCTGCGAACAAAATTGAATCGTTCTTTGAGCGTAGCAAAAATGACCCTTCGGTTTGGGCGAAAATATCGAAAGGCGCCATCAAGCGAGTCGAAGAGCGATATAACTGGCCGCTTTATGCGGAGCGTTTGATGACGCTATCGCGCGTATACGGCTTCTGGAAACACGCGACCAATTTAGAGCGTGAAGAAACCCAACGCTACTTACAAATGTTTTATGGATTGATGTTGAAAAAACGCAATGAATCAATTCAATAG
- a CDS encoding UvrD-helicase domain-containing protein: protein MNAKPNGVLPDDVFRKEIVTTLDENFLVEAGAGTGKTTALIGRMLALLKQGKCSIDTLAAITFTRKAAAELRSRFQVKLEDETRQAHGEERERLANALQRIEQCFIGTIHSFCARLLRERPVEACVHVSFSELDDDADRVLRRQSWEEYADSLYCEDGSPTLAQLDEVGLNIGQLKSAFLTITNYPDVDEWPSEQRALPDAQAFVTDIQDYVKHIEEIQPEFPQDVGNDELMLLYVKLARMVRFVDFRKPGDVIDVLTNCKAVKVIQKQWPRGNQQAKDERDRWEAFCQQYQPLLHAFFSYRYHIALSALQSAVAFYEQKKRLLGVLNFQDLLLRTAAMLRNSAPVRQYFQERITHLLVDEFQDTDPIQAEVMLLLTGENLVETRWGHCRPAPGSLFVVGDPKQSIYRFRRADIQVYNQVKAIIQKHGGRVGALTTNFRTDAPVLHWVNKVFQPLFPGDATAESPQYIPLEAPTSLQGKDHADVFALSAPEECATKDEIVLHDAKRVAAIIQRDMKHQRRQAGDFMIVTYKKQNMAMYAHALQRLGVPHQVTGGGALNDNEALHWLALCIRAVIEPDNPVALVALLRSDLFGFSDPELFAFKQAGGAFHYAKKIPGELQEANLYFVDVFFRLKQYAAHFNNAPLVVALQAIIDDLGLYAWCSVQPDSNHLAGGLAKLVEVIRSRQHEWTSVADMLAYLHALDCGEEVIDGIEAQPPLDPGVQIMNLHKVKGLEAPVVILADPNGYSNRKPTAHIVREQDRVSGYFFIDEPSPFGFHRAPLAYPMQWEELAETEQQFLDAEFHRLLYVAATRAKHQMIISQRVKRATSNPWNKLLKDVIEYPEDEKAVPIKPVKPRRKAPMRISSPVAVWQRLADPTYITLGAKDLITSSTPRNQYSQKSAGNESALEWGNYIHALLRLHLQDSTLDIESAAQRLSEAMDVDDETTQRGVALLHSVSQSSILKRAKNAMQFFTEIPFQVMRQSEQETDVPVFLRGVIDLVFKEKNGWVVIDYKTDKITKKTMQQRGEYYSPQINAYAEEWARIVNEPVVERGVFFVHLDAYFPISDTTALPA, encoded by the coding sequence ATGAATGCTAAGCCAAACGGCGTCTTACCGGACGATGTGTTTCGTAAGGAAATCGTAACGACGCTTGATGAAAATTTTCTTGTCGAAGCGGGCGCGGGCACAGGTAAAACAACCGCGTTGATTGGCCGTATGTTGGCGTTGCTCAAACAAGGAAAATGCTCGATTGATACATTGGCCGCTATCACCTTTACCCGAAAAGCGGCGGCGGAATTGCGCTCGCGGTTCCAAGTAAAACTCGAAGACGAAACGCGCCAGGCCCACGGAGAAGAGCGCGAGCGCTTGGCGAACGCGTTGCAGCGCATCGAGCAATGTTTTATCGGGACGATCCATTCATTTTGTGCGCGGCTCTTGCGTGAAAGGCCGGTTGAAGCCTGCGTGCATGTTTCATTTTCTGAATTGGATGATGATGCGGATCGCGTGTTGCGCCGCCAGTCGTGGGAAGAGTACGCTGATTCTTTGTATTGTGAAGACGGTTCGCCGACCCTCGCGCAGTTGGATGAAGTGGGGCTGAATATTGGTCAACTCAAATCAGCGTTTCTTACGATTACCAATTACCCGGACGTCGATGAATGGCCCAGCGAACAACGCGCCTTGCCGGACGCGCAGGCGTTTGTCACGGATATTCAAGACTATGTGAAACACATTGAGGAAATACAACCGGAATTTCCCCAAGACGTCGGCAATGATGAATTGATGCTTTTGTATGTAAAACTTGCGCGCATGGTTCGCTTTGTTGACTTTCGCAAACCGGGAGATGTGATTGATGTTTTAACAAATTGTAAGGCGGTTAAGGTTATTCAAAAGCAGTGGCCGCGCGGCAATCAACAAGCCAAAGACGAACGAGACCGTTGGGAAGCATTTTGTCAGCAATATCAACCGTTGCTGCATGCATTTTTTTCATATCGCTACCATATTGCGTTAAGTGCGCTTCAATCGGCGGTTGCATTTTATGAACAAAAAAAACGTCTGTTGGGCGTGCTCAATTTTCAGGATTTGTTATTGCGCACTGCCGCAATGTTGCGTAATAGCGCACCCGTCCGCCAGTATTTTCAAGAGCGTATCACGCATTTGCTGGTGGATGAATTTCAAGACACCGATCCGATCCAAGCGGAAGTGATGCTGTTATTGACGGGAGAAAACCTTGTCGAAACTCGTTGGGGGCATTGTCGACCTGCGCCGGGATCTTTGTTTGTCGTCGGCGACCCGAAGCAATCCATTTATCGCTTTCGTCGCGCCGACATTCAAGTGTATAACCAAGTGAAGGCGATCATTCAAAAACACGGCGGGCGCGTGGGGGCACTCACCACAAATTTTCGTACGGACGCGCCTGTTCTTCATTGGGTGAATAAAGTGTTTCAGCCGCTTTTCCCCGGTGATGCAACCGCTGAGTCTCCGCAGTATATCCCACTCGAAGCGCCAACTTCGTTGCAGGGCAAGGATCACGCCGATGTATTCGCGTTGAGCGCTCCCGAAGAGTGTGCGACAAAAGATGAAATCGTTCTGCATGATGCAAAACGAGTGGCTGCCATCATTCAACGGGATATGAAACATCAGCGCCGCCAGGCAGGCGATTTTATGATCGTGACTTACAAAAAACAAAACATGGCGATGTACGCCCATGCGTTGCAGCGGCTCGGCGTTCCGCATCAAGTGACGGGCGGCGGCGCGTTGAATGACAACGAGGCGCTGCATTGGTTGGCCCTTTGCATCCGGGCCGTCATTGAGCCGGATAACCCGGTTGCGCTTGTCGCGTTGTTGCGCAGCGATCTGTTTGGGTTTAGCGACCCGGAACTGTTTGCGTTCAAACAAGCTGGCGGTGCGTTTCATTACGCAAAAAAAATCCCCGGAGAATTGCAGGAAGCCAATCTCTATTTTGTCGATGTGTTTTTCCGCTTGAAACAATATGCCGCCCATTTCAACAATGCACCGTTGGTGGTTGCGCTTCAGGCAATCATTGATGATCTGGGGTTGTACGCTTGGTGCAGCGTCCAGCCTGACTCGAACCACTTGGCCGGAGGCTTGGCGAAACTGGTCGAGGTCATCCGGTCGCGCCAGCATGAATGGACGTCGGTGGCGGATATGCTTGCGTATCTTCATGCGCTTGATTGTGGCGAAGAAGTGATTGATGGAATCGAAGCGCAGCCCCCGCTCGATCCTGGCGTGCAAATTATGAACTTGCATAAAGTGAAAGGGCTTGAAGCGCCGGTCGTTATTCTTGCGGACCCCAATGGATATTCAAACAGGAAGCCAACGGCCCATATTGTTAGAGAGCAAGATCGCGTATCCGGTTATTTTTTCATTGATGAACCCAGCCCGTTCGGATTTCACCGCGCCCCGCTTGCTTATCCGATGCAGTGGGAGGAGTTGGCTGAAACCGAACAACAGTTTCTTGACGCTGAATTTCACCGCTTGCTCTACGTCGCCGCGACGCGAGCAAAACATCAAATGATTATTTCACAACGCGTGAAGCGGGCTACATCCAATCCCTGGAACAAACTGTTGAAGGATGTAATCGAGTATCCTGAGGATGAAAAAGCGGTTCCAATAAAACCAGTCAAGCCAAGACGAAAAGCGCCGATGCGCATCTCGTCGCCTGTCGCTGTTTGGCAGCGCCTTGCCGACCCAACATACATTACGCTGGGCGCCAAAGATTTGATCACATCATCAACGCCGAGGAACCAGTATTCACAAAAAAGCGCTGGAAATGAATCCGCCTTGGAATGGGGCAATTACATTCACGCATTATTGCGTTTGCATTTGCAAGATTCCACTCTAGACATTGAAAGCGCTGCGCAGCGGTTGAGCGAGGCGATGGATGTGGATGACGAGACGACGCAGCGAGGCGTTGCATTGCTGCATTCCGTTTCGCAGTCATCAATTCTGAAACGCGCAAAAAATGCAATGCAGTTTTTTACGGAAATTCCTTTTCAAGTGATGCGGCAATCGGAGCAGGAAACTGACGTTCCCGTCTTTTTGCGAGGCGTGATTGATTTGGTGTTTAAAGAAAAAAATGGCTGGGTGGTTATTGATTATAAAACAGACAAAATCACTAAAAAAACAATGCAGCAAAGGGGCGAATATTACTCACCTCAAATTAACGCGTACGCAGAAGAATGGGCGCGCATCGTCAACGAACCCGTTGTTGAGCGAGGCGTTTTCTTTGTGCATCTGGATGCGTATTTCCCCATTTCAGATACGACGGCTCTTCCTGCATAA
- a CDS encoding HAD-IIB family hydrolase, giving the protein MVHSFVPAKKLPTTKRNGLYIALISVHGLIRANNLELGRDSDTGGQTTYVLELTRSLARQPDVARVDLFTRRIFDKRVDSDYAQPVEPLDDKGNIIRCQCGPKRYLRKEMLWPYLDEFTNEMLKHFRSVGRLPDVIHAHYADAGHVGRKLSQLLGAPLLFTGHSLGRVKRERLFEQGAAKEKIETKYNIHERIEAEEMALSNAAMVVTSTNQEIEEQYKLYENYHPQQKVVIPPGTDISRFSPSRASVRSYGYLENLRPFLSDPFKPMVLAISRADERKNISGLIHAYANHAELRKLANLVIVAGNRDDLKEMESGQRDVFRKIFYLIDKYDLYGSVAYPKHHTVDDVPDLYRMCAKSGGVFVNPALTEPFGLTLIEAAACGTPIVATNDGGPRDITAHCKNGELIDPLDTEGISATIYSMLNDPARLRRYSQNGLKGVKKHYTWESHTKTYLKEIRRNILKTKGSFLFVPSGKRLLEADRLFITDIDNTLLGDAKALRELVKKLRAHSNQVGIGIATGRHLESAIEVLSEWDVPRPDVLITSVGSEIHYGDDLKQDMDWRRHIDYKWEPERLRDYMANVPGLELQPESNQREFKVSYLYDAETAPPIREIKKQMRESKFRIKIIISHDAYLDFLPLRASKGLAVWYLANKWGVPMERILTAGDSGNDEEMLKGHGLSVVVGNYSKELESLRKNPTVYFAEGEYAAGILEAMDYFQFFGDINIPEVGNK; this is encoded by the coding sequence ATGGTTCATTCATTTGTACCAGCAAAAAAACTACCAACCACAAAACGGAACGGACTGTACATTGCTTTAATTAGCGTTCACGGCTTAATTCGAGCGAACAATCTTGAACTGGGGCGCGATTCCGACACCGGAGGCCAGACGACTTATGTGCTTGAATTGACCCGTTCGCTTGCTCGCCAGCCGGATGTTGCGAGAGTCGACCTATTCACGCGCCGTATTTTTGACAAACGCGTTGATTCTGATTATGCCCAGCCTGTCGAACCCTTAGATGACAAAGGGAACATCATCCGGTGTCAATGCGGGCCAAAACGCTATTTGCGAAAAGAAATGTTATGGCCTTATTTGGACGAATTCACCAATGAAATGTTGAAGCATTTTCGTTCCGTTGGGCGCCTGCCGGACGTCATCCACGCTCATTACGCCGATGCCGGGCATGTTGGAAGAAAACTATCGCAATTGCTGGGGGCCCCGCTTTTGTTTACCGGGCACTCGCTGGGCCGGGTAAAACGCGAACGCCTGTTTGAGCAGGGTGCGGCGAAAGAGAAGATTGAAACGAAATACAATATACATGAGCGGATCGAAGCCGAAGAAATGGCTCTGTCGAACGCGGCCATGGTCGTAACGAGCACCAACCAGGAAATTGAAGAACAATATAAACTGTATGAAAATTATCATCCACAACAGAAAGTGGTGATTCCTCCCGGGACGGATATCTCTCGTTTCAGTCCATCCAGAGCGTCCGTCCGCTCGTATGGGTATTTGGAAAACCTTAGGCCTTTTTTAAGCGATCCATTCAAGCCGATGGTGTTGGCGATTTCACGCGCGGACGAACGCAAGAACATCAGCGGATTGATTCACGCTTACGCCAATCACGCCGAACTGCGCAAACTGGCGAACTTAGTCATCGTTGCGGGCAATCGCGACGATCTAAAGGAAATGGAATCTGGACAACGCGACGTTTTCCGTAAAATTTTCTATCTCATTGACAAGTATGATTTGTATGGTTCTGTTGCGTATCCAAAACACCATACGGTTGATGATGTTCCTGATTTGTACCGGATGTGCGCAAAAAGCGGCGGTGTGTTTGTGAACCCCGCGTTAACCGAGCCGTTTGGTTTGACCTTGATTGAAGCCGCCGCTTGCGGGACGCCAATTGTCGCGACCAATGACGGCGGCCCGCGCGACATCACCGCGCATTGTAAGAACGGCGAACTGATTGATCCACTCGACACGGAGGGAATCTCCGCAACGATTTATTCCATGCTGAATGATCCGGCGCGATTGAGGCGCTATTCTCAGAATGGATTGAAAGGCGTCAAAAAACACTACACCTGGGAGAGCCACACCAAAACCTACTTAAAAGAAATCAGGAGGAATATTCTGAAAACGAAAGGGTCATTTCTATTCGTTCCGTCCGGTAAGCGCTTGCTTGAAGCGGACCGGCTGTTTATTACCGATATTGATAACACATTGCTTGGCGACGCTAAGGCGTTGCGGGAATTGGTCAAAAAACTACGAGCGCATTCCAACCAGGTCGGTATCGGCATTGCTACCGGGCGCCATCTGGAAAGCGCGATTGAAGTATTGAGTGAGTGGGACGTGCCGCGTCCGGACGTGTTAATCACATCCGTCGGCAGCGAGATTCATTATGGCGATGATCTGAAACAAGACATGGATTGGCGCCGCCATATTGATTATAAATGGGAGCCGGAACGCTTGCGCGACTATATGGCGAACGTGCCGGGTCTTGAGTTGCAGCCGGAAAGCAACCAGCGCGAATTCAAAGTAAGTTATCTGTATGACGCTGAAACGGCGCCGCCAATCCGCGAAATAAAAAAACAAATGAGAGAAAGCAAGTTTCGGATTAAAATAATTATTTCGCATGACGCCTATTTAGATTTTCTGCCGTTGCGCGCGTCAAAAGGTCTTGCGGTTTGGTATTTGGCAAACAAGTGGGGCGTACCGATGGAGCGAATCCTTACGGCGGGCGATTCCGGGAATGATGAAGAAATGCTGAAAGGCCACGGGTTATCGGTTGTGGTGGGCAATTATAGCAAAGAACTCGAGTCGCTGCGAAAGAACCCCACGGTGTACTTTGCTGAAGGCGAATATGCTGCGGGTATTTTGGAAGCGATGGATTATTTTCAGTTCTTTGGCGATATCAATATTCCAGAGGTGGGTAATAAATGA